Proteins encoded by one window of Pseudorca crassidens isolate mPseCra1 chromosome 3, mPseCra1.hap1, whole genome shotgun sequence:
- the LINGO3 gene encoding leucine-rich repeat and immunoglobulin-like domain-containing nogo receptor-interacting protein 3 isoform X2, with protein MTCWLCVLSLQFLLLPAAPPPAGGCPARCECTVQMRAVACPRRRLTAVPDGIPAETRLLELSRNRIRCLNPGDLAALPLLEELDLSENVIAHVEPGAFANLPRLRELRLRGNLLKLIPPGVFTHLDNLTLLDLSENKLVILLDYTFQDLRSLRRLEMGDNDLVFISRRAFAGLLALEELTLERCNLTALSGESLGHLRGLGALRLRHLAIAALEDQNFQRLPGLLHLEIDNWPLLEEVAAGSLRGLNLTSLSVTHTNITAVPAAALRHQAHLTCLNLSHNPISTVPRGSFRDLVRLRELHLAGALLAVVEPQAFLGLRQIRLLNLSNNLLSTLEESTFHSVNTLETLRVDGNPLACDCRLLWIVQRRKTLNFDGRLPACATPAEVRGDALRNLPDSVLFEYFVCRKPKIRERRLQHVTAAAGDDVRFQCRAEGEPAPTVAWVTPRHRAVTAASAGRARVLPGGTLQIRDARPGDSGTYTCVASNAGGNDTYFATLSVQPEPATNRTPGEGRNDTQAAVRFPLDLTTILVSTAMGCITFLGVVLFCFLLLFVWSRGRGQHKNNFSVEYSFRKVDGPAAAAGQGGARKFNMKMI; from the coding sequence ATGACCTGCTGGCTGTGTGTCCTGAGCCTGCAGTTTCTGCTCCTgcccgcggccccgccccccgctGGGGGCTGCCCGGCCCGCTGCGAGTGTACAGTGCAGATGCGCGCGGTAGCCTGTCCCCGGCGCCGGCTGACCGCGGTGCCCGATGGCATCCCGGCCGAGACGCGCCTGCTAGAGCTCAGCCGCAACCGCATCCGCTGCCTGAACCCGGGCGACCTGGCCGCCCTGCCGCTGCTGGAGGAGCTGGACCTGAGCGAGAACGTGATCGCGCACGTGGAGCCCGGCGCCTTTGCCAACCTGCCGCGCTTGCGAGAGCTGCGCCTCCGCGGCAACCTGCTGAAGCTCATCCCGCCCGGCGTCTTCACGCACCTGGACAACCTCACGCTGCTGGACCTGAGCGAGAACAAGCTGGTCATCCTCCTGGACTACACCTTCCAGGACCTGCGCAGCCTCCGCCGGCTGGAGATGGGCGACAACGACCTGGTGTTCATCTCGCGCCGGGCCTTCGCGGGGCTGCTGGCGCTTGAGGAGCTGACCCTGGAGCGCTGCAACCTGACGGCGCTGTCGGGCGAGTCGCTGGGCCACCTGCGGGGCCTGGGCGCCCTGCGGCTGCGGCACCTGGCCATCGCCGCCCTGGAGGACCAGAACTTCCAGCGGCTCCCGGGCCTGCTGCACCTGGAGATCGACAACTGGCCCCTGCTGGAGGAGGTGGCCGCCGGCAGCCTGAGGGGGCTCAACCTGACCTCGCTGTCCGTCACGCACACCAACATCACCGCCGTGCCGGCCGCCGCCCTGCGCCACCAGGCCCACCTCACCTGCCTCAATCTCTCGCACAACCCCATCAGCACGGTGCCGCGAGGGTCCTTCCGCGACCTGGTGCGCCTGCGTGAGCTGCACCTGGCTGGGGCCCTGCTGGCCGTGGTGGAGCCGCAGGCCTTCCTGGGGCTGCGGCAGATCCGCCTGCTCAACCTCTCTAACAACCTGCTGTCCACGCTGGAGGAGAGCACTTTCCACTCGGTCAACACGCTGGAGACGCTGCGCGTGGATGGGAACCCGCTGGCCTGCGACTGTCGCCTGCTCTGGATCGTGCAGCGCCGCAAGACCCTCAATTTCGACGGCCGCCTGCCGGCCTGCGCCACCCCAGCCGAGGTCCGCGGCGACGCGCTGCGCAACCTGCCGGACTCGGTGCTCTTCGAGTACTTCGTGTGCCGCAAGCCCAAGATTCGCGAGCGGCGGCTGCAGCATGTCACGGCGGCCGCGGGCGACGACGTGCGCTTCCAGTGCCGTGCCGAGGGCGAGCCGGCGCCCACCGTGGCCTGGGTGACGCCGCGCCACCGCGCGGTGACCGCCGCCAGCGCCGGCCGGGCGCGCGTGCTGCCGGGCGGCACGCTTCAGATCCGGGACGCGCGGCCAGGGGACAGCGGCACCTACACGTGCGTGGCCAGCAACGCGGGCGGCAACGACACCTACTTTGCCACGCTGAGCGTGCAGCCCGAGCCAGCCACCAACCGGACCCCGGGCGAGGGCCGCAACGACACGCAGGCGGCCGTGCGCTTTCCTCTGGACCTCACCACCATCCTGGTGTCTACCGCCATGGGCTGCATCACCTTCCTAGGCGTCGTCCTCTTCTGCTTCCTGCTGCTCTTCGTGTGGAGCCGCGGCCGCGGGCAGCACAAGAACAACTTCTCGGTGGAGTACTCTTTCCGCAAGGTGGACGGGCCCGCCGCGGCTGCCGGCCAGGGGGGCGCCCGCAAGTTCAACATGAAGATGATCTGA
- the LINGO3 gene encoding leucine-rich repeat and immunoglobulin-like domain-containing nogo receptor-interacting protein 3 isoform X1: MGLAAPRHVGSSRTGARTRVPCIGRRTLNHCATREAPRVCHFDEDDDNDEDDVSSPGIKTSFEQGLRCPRGWWRGPRPRLRTMTCWLCVLSLQFLLLPAAPPPAGGCPARCECTVQMRAVACPRRRLTAVPDGIPAETRLLELSRNRIRCLNPGDLAALPLLEELDLSENVIAHVEPGAFANLPRLRELRLRGNLLKLIPPGVFTHLDNLTLLDLSENKLVILLDYTFQDLRSLRRLEMGDNDLVFISRRAFAGLLALEELTLERCNLTALSGESLGHLRGLGALRLRHLAIAALEDQNFQRLPGLLHLEIDNWPLLEEVAAGSLRGLNLTSLSVTHTNITAVPAAALRHQAHLTCLNLSHNPISTVPRGSFRDLVRLRELHLAGALLAVVEPQAFLGLRQIRLLNLSNNLLSTLEESTFHSVNTLETLRVDGNPLACDCRLLWIVQRRKTLNFDGRLPACATPAEVRGDALRNLPDSVLFEYFVCRKPKIRERRLQHVTAAAGDDVRFQCRAEGEPAPTVAWVTPRHRAVTAASAGRARVLPGGTLQIRDARPGDSGTYTCVASNAGGNDTYFATLSVQPEPATNRTPGEGRNDTQAAVRFPLDLTTILVSTAMGCITFLGVVLFCFLLLFVWSRGRGQHKNNFSVEYSFRKVDGPAAAAGQGGARKFNMKMI, translated from the exons atgggcctagccgctccgcggcatgtgggatcctcccggaccggggcacgaacccgcgtcccctgcatcggcaggcggactctcaaccactgcgccaccagggaagcccccagagtttGCCAttttgatgaagatgatgataatgatgaagaTGATGTTTCCAGTCCAGGAATAAAGACCAGCTTTGAACAGGGTTTAAG GTGCCCACGAGGATGGTGGCGCGGCCCTAGGCCCAGGCTCCGCACCATGACCTGCTGGCTGTGTGTCCTGAGCCTGCAGTTTCTGCTCCTgcccgcggccccgccccccgctGGGGGCTGCCCGGCCCGCTGCGAGTGTACAGTGCAGATGCGCGCGGTAGCCTGTCCCCGGCGCCGGCTGACCGCGGTGCCCGATGGCATCCCGGCCGAGACGCGCCTGCTAGAGCTCAGCCGCAACCGCATCCGCTGCCTGAACCCGGGCGACCTGGCCGCCCTGCCGCTGCTGGAGGAGCTGGACCTGAGCGAGAACGTGATCGCGCACGTGGAGCCCGGCGCCTTTGCCAACCTGCCGCGCTTGCGAGAGCTGCGCCTCCGCGGCAACCTGCTGAAGCTCATCCCGCCCGGCGTCTTCACGCACCTGGACAACCTCACGCTGCTGGACCTGAGCGAGAACAAGCTGGTCATCCTCCTGGACTACACCTTCCAGGACCTGCGCAGCCTCCGCCGGCTGGAGATGGGCGACAACGACCTGGTGTTCATCTCGCGCCGGGCCTTCGCGGGGCTGCTGGCGCTTGAGGAGCTGACCCTGGAGCGCTGCAACCTGACGGCGCTGTCGGGCGAGTCGCTGGGCCACCTGCGGGGCCTGGGCGCCCTGCGGCTGCGGCACCTGGCCATCGCCGCCCTGGAGGACCAGAACTTCCAGCGGCTCCCGGGCCTGCTGCACCTGGAGATCGACAACTGGCCCCTGCTGGAGGAGGTGGCCGCCGGCAGCCTGAGGGGGCTCAACCTGACCTCGCTGTCCGTCACGCACACCAACATCACCGCCGTGCCGGCCGCCGCCCTGCGCCACCAGGCCCACCTCACCTGCCTCAATCTCTCGCACAACCCCATCAGCACGGTGCCGCGAGGGTCCTTCCGCGACCTGGTGCGCCTGCGTGAGCTGCACCTGGCTGGGGCCCTGCTGGCCGTGGTGGAGCCGCAGGCCTTCCTGGGGCTGCGGCAGATCCGCCTGCTCAACCTCTCTAACAACCTGCTGTCCACGCTGGAGGAGAGCACTTTCCACTCGGTCAACACGCTGGAGACGCTGCGCGTGGATGGGAACCCGCTGGCCTGCGACTGTCGCCTGCTCTGGATCGTGCAGCGCCGCAAGACCCTCAATTTCGACGGCCGCCTGCCGGCCTGCGCCACCCCAGCCGAGGTCCGCGGCGACGCGCTGCGCAACCTGCCGGACTCGGTGCTCTTCGAGTACTTCGTGTGCCGCAAGCCCAAGATTCGCGAGCGGCGGCTGCAGCATGTCACGGCGGCCGCGGGCGACGACGTGCGCTTCCAGTGCCGTGCCGAGGGCGAGCCGGCGCCCACCGTGGCCTGGGTGACGCCGCGCCACCGCGCGGTGACCGCCGCCAGCGCCGGCCGGGCGCGCGTGCTGCCGGGCGGCACGCTTCAGATCCGGGACGCGCGGCCAGGGGACAGCGGCACCTACACGTGCGTGGCCAGCAACGCGGGCGGCAACGACACCTACTTTGCCACGCTGAGCGTGCAGCCCGAGCCAGCCACCAACCGGACCCCGGGCGAGGGCCGCAACGACACGCAGGCGGCCGTGCGCTTTCCTCTGGACCTCACCACCATCCTGGTGTCTACCGCCATGGGCTGCATCACCTTCCTAGGCGTCGTCCTCTTCTGCTTCCTGCTGCTCTTCGTGTGGAGCCGCGGCCGCGGGCAGCACAAGAACAACTTCTCGGTGGAGTACTCTTTCCGCAAGGTGGACGGGCCCGCCGCGGCTGCCGGCCAGGGGGGCGCCCGCAAGTTCAACATGAAGATGATCTGA
- the PEAK3 gene encoding LOW QUALITY PROTEIN: protein PEAK3 (The sequence of the model RefSeq protein was modified relative to this genomic sequence to represent the inferred CDS: inserted 4 bases in 2 codons; deleted 1 base in 1 codon), producing MSSPEPPTETPGANAPTWLTQPTYSNLSETRARLLPSKACCSPTSERPATDPQPLPKKTLTRAQSLPTHKSPSPGPTRAGQPQKPLLGSRSVHESQAGDDRAGPACRPAELPFCSLDTELGLSLRXALEARQLEGLRAVYARLHARLLGGLPGPCRPGHRFRLLDSSPCVENWDALHHRLVRRDKEAWHLLAAKVPKPGADKPHACRLGPQASLAPHFNHQELCGLAPEGALPETPWSSPVALAAEMPELTVVQRPVETGAQPPRSSQXAVPLGLLQPWSARREARAVALAELRPKNLMLAALRGCLAARPQRLLLADFGRGPPAAHARQLGSPLRELLGPGATLATSLAVGLQHLAAQLARAQPSEAGTRGAVLLWAPGAELRGRGAPLGSWLRMRRALLVLHLAERAVGGEVPSLEDWLCCEYLAKATEDSLYLALELLCN from the exons ATGAGTAGCCCAGAGCCACCCACCGAGACCCCCGGGGCCAACGCCCCGACCTGGCTGACccagcccacgtacagcaacctTAGTGAGA cccgtGCCCGCCTGCTGCCCTCCAAGGCCTGCTGCTCACCGACATCTGAGCGCCCCGCTACTGACCCGCAGCCCCTGCCCAAGAAGACCCTGACCAGGGCCCAGTCGCTGCCCACCCACAAgtcccccagccccggccccacTCGAGCAGGGCAGCCTCAGAAGCCCCTTCTGGGATCCCGCAGTGTGCACGAGAGCCAGGCAGGCGACGACAGAGCGGGGCCAGCCTGTCGCCCTGCAGAGCTGCCCTTCTGCTCGCTGGACACGGAGCTGGGCCTCTCTCTCCG CGCGCTGGAGGCCCGGCAGCTGGAGGGCCTCCGCGCCGTGTACGCC CGGCTGCACGCCCGGCTCCTGGGGGGCCTCCCGGGCCCCTGCCGCCCCGGCCACCGCTTCCGCCTCCTGGACAGCTCGCCCTGCGTGGAGAACTGGGACGCCCTCCACCACCGCCTGGTGCGGAGGGACAAGGAGGCGTGGCACCTCCTGGCTGCGAAG GTGCCCAAGCCAGGAGCTGACAAGCCCCACGCGTGTAGGCTAGGGCCGCAGGCCTCGCTGGCCCCGCATTTCAACCACCAGGAGCTGTGTGGTCTGGCGCCCGAGGGCGCACTTCCCGAGACGCCCTGGAGCAGCCCCGTGGCGCTGGCGGCGGAGATGCCGGAGCTCACGGTGGTCCAGCGGCCTGTGGAGACAGGCGCGCAGCCGCCCAGGAGTTCGCA GGCCGTGCCCCTGGGGCTCCTGCAGCCCTGGAGCGCCCGGAGGGAGGCGCGGGCTGTGGCCCTGGCCGAGCTGCGGCCCAAGAACCTGATGCTGGCGGCACTGCGGGGCTGCTTAGCCGCCAGGCCCCAGCGCCTGCTGCTGGCGGACTTCGGCCGCGGCCCCCCGGCCGCCCACGCGCGGCAGCTGGGCAGCCCACTCCGAGAGCTGCTTGGCCCGGGCGCAACCCTGGCCACGTCCTTGGCCGTGGGCCTGCAGCACCTGGCGGCCCAGCTGGCCCGCGCGCAGCCCTCGGAGGCCGGGACTCGCGGCGCGGTGCTGCTCTGGGCGCCCGGGGCCGAGCTGCGCGGCCGCGGAGCCCCGCTGGGGTCCTGGCTGCGGATGCGCCGCGCGCTGCTGGTCCTGCACCTAGCCGAGCGGGCCGTTGGTGGGGAGGTGCCCAGCCTGGAAGACTGGCTGTGCTGTGAATACCTGGCCAAGGCCACCGAGGACTCCTTGTACCTCGCCCTGGAGCTGCTGTGTAACTGA